tatttatttgagtttttttatttacagaaaatccAACATACACTGTATTatcaatattcataaaaatataaacttacaatCGAAAAAAGgttgtttgcgcgaagttctaatagcaataAAAACTTTCTATTGGGATTCAAAAACACTCCTCTAAAATTTCATGAGaaaattctttctgaaataaaattgatcGCGaatatatagaaataataatgcCCTTCAGCTCTTCTGAGATTTGAGTCCGGtattgtttttcattaataataaagtTACCACTAAAGTTACCACTTTGCACTTTTTTGTCTCATTGTTTTCCATACGATATACAGTGAAACCTCGATAATTCGAACCTCTATAATTCGAATCTTCgataattcgaacttttttttggCCCCAGCTGAAACCTGATGTTTCCCATGTTAACAgttctcgataattcgaagttcgataattcgaatttctcgataattcgaagaaaattgtATGCCCCGCCTTGATGATAACCTCTATAATTCGAAGTACAGCAGTGACTAAGTAACAACTGCGACGAACTCATATTTATAACTTATGCGGTTGCATGTGATAGGTCCGTTGCGAGTGGTGGGAGTTGGCGTGTGTGACAAGGGTGGGGCTGCTAATATAAATGAAGATTGTGTGCTTGTGTAGTTCAATGTTGATAGGACTTAGACCTCAACGATTTCGAGAGTATGGAGAAGATCAAGTATACAACATTATTATTGAGTGAGAGAGTAGAACTCATTCGATGTGTCGAGAAAGGAGTTAAAAGGAAGAAGGACATTGCTGCAGATTTCAAGATTCCCGCCAACTCTCTGACTTACATAATCAAGAACAAGGAGAAGATTTTGGCTGCTCGTGAAAATTCCTGTTTCCAACAGGATTGGAAACGCATGAAGACATCTCATTCTCCATTGTTGGAAATATCGATGGTGGAATGGATGAAATTTGCTCGGTACCAGAATATTCCCTTATCTGGTCCTATAGTGCTAGAAAATCTGAATTCTTTACAGCTCACTCAGGATACAAAGACTTGAAACCTAGCTCTGAGtggttagaaaaatttaagaataggAATGGAATAATCTATAGGACATTAAATAGCGAAAGTACTTCTGTTTCGGAAGAAGACTGCGGAAAGTTTCTCACCGACATTTTGCCTAGCTTGTTAGAAGTTTATGCAATAGAAGATATCTTCAATGCAGATGAAACAggtctttttttcaaatgtttaccaGATAAAACTGACATTTAAGGGAGACACTTGTCATGGTGGTAAACAAAGCAAAGATCGTGTTACTGTCATGGTTTGCGCTAATATGTCTGGTAAAGAAAAACTAGAGTTGCTGGTAATAGGCAAATCTAAGAATCCACGATGTCTCAAGGGAGTCAAGTCTTTACCAGTGCTTTACGAGAGCAATAAAAATGCTTGGATAACTACTTCAGTATACGAAGACTGTCTTCATAAGATTGATCACAAGTTTCAAAGAGAAAATCGGAAAGTTCTCCTACTTGTGGATAATTGTCCGGCTCATCCGAAAGTCttaattcaaactttgaaagccATAAAGGTGATTCACTTACCACAAAATTTAACTGCCAAATTGCAACCAATGGATCAAGGAATCATTAAGAACCTTAAAGTGAATTACCGGCGGAGAATTATAAAAAGATTGCTCAAGGCTTCGGATGAGAAAATGGGGTTGActaatttgaatttattggatGCTATTTTCGACTTGAACAAAGCTTGGACTGATGTCACAAGTGATACAATTGCGAATTGCTTTCGGAAGGCTGGCTTCGTAAAAACTGACGTGGAAAATCTTGCAACACAAGAACAAGTCGAAACTTTATCGGATGGTACTTCTGAAGAGTGGAATGATCTACAAAGAATGTTGGGCTTCACAGATGtaacttttgaagatttcattGATGTAGACACTAATGTGATTATTGCTAGTGAACCTATAGATACTGAGATATTGGATAGTATACAGGCACAAGAACCTTCAAAATCTGATGACGAGAATGATGCCGAGGATCAGGATGTGGCACCCCCAACAAAATTAAGAGATGCTGAAGTTCGTTTAGCATTGCTCGCAGGTTTCTTTCTGAACAAAGTGATGTGCCGAACACAATCTTTGCTGCTTTAGACATGATTGAAAACTTCTGCTAGAGAAAGAGTTgcatcaaacagaaaaaaattactgactttattaaataatctgctatttaaaaataccaaacgGCCCTTTTTAGGGCCAACAAATTATCTTTACGTTGGATAACTCATTGTTAATTTCAAACTTCTCTATAACTGACATCAACATAATTGCATATTACCAAATTCTCCCAATCCCTGATTTTTCTGAGTCTGTCGAAATTTTAAcgtttgattattaattattaattaattaattttattaattaaatattaattaattaaatctggcattataatattaactGAAAAACATTTTCACACTGCCTGCATCGAATGTATTTTAAGGGAAATTCACAATACGTTATCTAAGACGTATAAAAAACGTATAAACGAATTGTGTGCGTGTATACTCTTATGTTCGATgattcgaattttcgataatttgaagtttttctcGGTCCCGAAGcacttcgaattatcgaggttTTACTGtatatgataaattaaaaatttttgagggtGCTAAAATATATACCGTGTCTAAATTCACCCAAACTACGTGAacttaagaaatatcaatctattaaaatttctttgttaggatattaaacattatttcaattaatctaaaattatacattcCGAATCAACAAATGCTTCATGGATTCCCGAGCATCAAGACATTTCAAACGACTTGAGCAAATCTCAATCCGACAGAATAAATTGGGCGGATTATTGCTGAACgactctttaattaatttttcagttaaacagcATCACATATATGACTTATGGTATTAATTATATGTCAATAAAATATACTGgaataaaatgattcaattttcattatagtatcagaacttttctttataaatttaaaacatatacaaaaatattacatcaatctaccttttcaatcaaaggacgaagaaaaaaattattattaagaatatattgaatataGGAAACTTAtaatctactaaatatttcttttattcaataaaatcacATTGTAGTTTTTTTCTGCATCCGATACAAGTAAAAAGATCGACGGATATACAATTTCGGTAcatttaataatgattatttgtACATTAAAATTAGAAGTACTGAAAAGAGGATATACGAGAATctaataagtatttcattaagtccgttttaagacctccaaacatgaaaaaatggaaatttgtgcacattttgagtagttaaatagtacttgcattatattgaattaatcctcATCAGATCCTCGTAAAGTCTCTGAGGCTAGAGAactgaaaagaataaaaagaggacttatatttcgactcgggtataCTATAGAATTACCCTGACCAAggggaaaatgtaaaaaagagagaaaaactaGAGGTTTCACGggggttttatttttgcaaggGAAAGCTGCGGTATCTCTCCGTATTTTGAGTAGATGAGTTAAAATATGGCATCAGAAATATTCGAATTCCTCAGAATTTCCCCAACCTAGGGTAAGGAGTGGAACATTTAACAATGGAACTTTGACGTGAAGTAACATTGGAACAAGGAGGAACATGTGGAGGAGCGACTGGGAGAACCTTCAGAGTGGAACTCA
This DNA window, taken from Belonocnema kinseyi isolate 2016_QV_RU_SX_M_011 chromosome 9, B_treatae_v1, whole genome shotgun sequence, encodes the following:
- the LOC117180676 gene encoding tigger transposable element-derived protein 4-like; protein product: MKQVFFSNVYQIKLTFKGDTCHGGKQSKDRVTVMVCANMSGKEKLELLVIGKSKNPRCLKGVKSLPVLYESNKNAWITTSVYEDCLHKIDHKFQRENRKVLLLVDNCPAHPKVLIQTLKAIKVIHLPQNLTAKLQPMDQGIIKNLKVNYRRRIIKRLLKASDEKMGLTNLNLLDAIFDLNKAWTDVTSDTIANCFRKAGFVKTDVENLATQEQVETLSDGTSEEWNDLQRMLGFTDVTFEDFIDVDTNVIIASEPIDTEILDSIQAQEPSKSDDENDAEDQDVAPPTKLRDAEVRLALLAGFFLNKVMCRTQSLLL